Proteins encoded in a region of the Hyphomicrobiales bacterium genome:
- the metG gene encoding methionine--tRNA ligase, producing the protein MSDNKTFYITTAIVYPNGAPHIGHAYELIATDAIARFYRLDGYDVYFQTGSDEHGIKMMQTAREQGITPRQLADTNTAVFQDMSPALGCEPNSFIRTTDESHKTACQAIWLKMQENGDIYKDSYSGWYSVRDEAYYDETETELRDDKKRYGPQGTLVEWVDEESYFFKLSAYGDKLLALYDAQPDFLCPKERRNEIVSFVKSGLRDLSISRTTFDWGVPVPGDEKHVMYVWVDALTNYLTGLGFPDMQTDAFKKHWPADVHIIGKDITRFHAVYWPAFLMSAGIDLPKQVFGHGFVLNKGEKMSKSIGNVLDPFALANHYGIDQIRYYLLREVPFGQDGSYSHEAIVNRVNADLANDIGNLAQRSLSMVYKNLDGLLNAPDALSSEDESMLEMADGMLEKCRTAMKGYGIHHSTAAVWDVVAEANRYFAGQEPWALKKTDPVRMATVLYVTAEVVRQVAILAQPIVPTSANLLLDTLKIPNDQRQFADLTQRLASGTVIDKPEGVFPRYVEEGER; encoded by the coding sequence ATGTCTGACAATAAAACATTCTACATTACCACAGCCATCGTTTACCCCAACGGTGCACCTCACATTGGCCACGCTTACGAGCTGATCGCAACTGATGCAATTGCCCGCTTTTATCGACTCGATGGTTATGATGTTTATTTCCAGACAGGAAGTGATGAGCACGGCATTAAGATGATGCAAACAGCAAGAGAGCAGGGCATCACACCCCGACAACTGGCTGACACTAATACAGCCGTGTTCCAAGATATGAGCCCAGCCCTTGGGTGTGAGCCAAATAGTTTCATCCGGACCACTGATGAAAGTCATAAAACTGCTTGTCAGGCTATTTGGCTCAAGATGCAGGAAAATGGCGATATCTACAAAGACAGTTATTCCGGCTGGTACTCTGTGCGTGATGAAGCTTATTACGATGAGACCGAGACTGAATTGCGCGATGATAAAAAGCGCTATGGACCGCAGGGGACGCTAGTTGAATGGGTAGATGAGGAAAGTTACTTCTTCAAGCTGTCAGCCTATGGTGACAAGCTACTTGCGCTCTATGACGCGCAACCTGACTTTTTATGCCCCAAAGAGCGGCGCAATGAAATTGTCAGCTTCGTTAAATCAGGCCTGCGCGATCTATCCATTTCTCGCACCACATTTGACTGGGGTGTTCCGGTTCCAGGCGACGAAAAACACGTCATGTATGTATGGGTCGATGCGCTGACGAATTATCTAACTGGCCTTGGGTTTCCTGACATGCAAACAGATGCTTTCAAAAAGCACTGGCCGGCAGACGTTCATATCATCGGTAAAGACATCACACGCTTTCATGCAGTCTATTGGCCAGCCTTCTTAATGTCGGCAGGAATTGATCTACCCAAACAAGTTTTTGGCCATGGCTTTGTCCTCAACAAGGGCGAGAAAATGTCTAAATCTATAGGCAATGTGCTCGACCCATTCGCTTTGGCAAACCACTATGGAATTGACCAAATTCGTTATTATTTACTCCGTGAAGTACCTTTTGGTCAGGACGGAAGCTATAGCCATGAGGCAATTGTTAATCGGGTAAATGCTGACCTCGCCAATGATATAGGCAATCTTGCTCAGCGGTCTTTATCTATGGTTTATAAAAACTTAGACGGATTACTTAATGCACCAGATGCACTAAGTTCTGAAGATGAATCTATGTTGGAAATGGCTGATGGGATGCTGGAGAAATGTCGCACTGCCATGAAGGGCTACGGCATTCATCATTCGACAGCAGCTGTGTGGGATGTGGTGGCAGAGGCCAATCGATACTTCGCTGGGCAAGAACCTTGGGCTTTAAAAAAGACTGACCCTGTACGCATGGCAACCGTTCTTTATGTGACAGCCGAAGTTGTGCGGCAAGTGGCAATACTGGCGCAGCCTATCGTGCCCACATCCGCCAATCTGCTGCTTGATACCCTCAAGATACCAAATGACCAGCGTCAGTTTGCTGATTTAACCCAGCGCCTCGCTTCTGGCACCGTGATTGATAAGCCTGAGGGTGTATTTCCGCGTTATGTGGAAGAGGGGGAGCGCTAG
- a CDS encoding DNA polymerase III subunit delta' codes for MSATEHELPIADRIEGLKQPYEHSVLKGQEEAETRFLEAACSGRLHHAWLLSGPSGCGKATFAFRMARYFAQANEEGGSPTVDDLNKAGAHDNPTFKQIARGAHPNILHLRIPFDEKKKKFKTEVTVDEVRRSVAFFGMSSGDKGWRIVIVDSANDMNANAANALLKILEEPPERTVFFLLSSQPGRLLPTIRSRCQHLALKPLDNDNLIAALENASHDITFEADTLKRHHTVINGSVRRAFHFANNDAEALLNDFNTLIGQQPTYDIPMLHQFADSVSARSADEKYAFFIEFIENYVANKVRVFDNIRPLVSWTEVWDKMQARIKQEEALNLDRKQTILALFHDLRI; via the coding sequence ATGAGTGCAACTGAGCATGAGCTTCCTATTGCAGATCGAATTGAGGGGTTAAAACAGCCCTATGAGCACAGTGTCTTAAAAGGACAAGAGGAGGCGGAGACGCGTTTTTTGGAGGCTGCATGTTCTGGTCGTCTCCATCATGCATGGCTACTATCTGGGCCGAGCGGATGTGGTAAAGCCACCTTTGCTTTTCGAATGGCTCGATATTTTGCACAGGCCAATGAGGAGGGTGGCTCACCTACAGTTGATGATCTGAATAAAGCAGGTGCGCATGATAATCCGACATTTAAACAAATCGCACGTGGCGCACATCCTAATATTTTACATTTGCGCATTCCATTTGATGAGAAAAAAAAGAAATTCAAAACTGAGGTGACCGTCGATGAAGTGCGACGTAGCGTTGCTTTTTTTGGGATGTCATCCGGTGATAAGGGCTGGCGTATCGTGATTGTTGATAGCGCCAATGATATGAATGCTAATGCAGCTAATGCACTTTTGAAGATATTGGAAGAACCTCCTGAAAGAACAGTATTTTTTCTTTTGTCATCGCAACCAGGTAGATTGCTACCTACCATTCGTTCGCGGTGTCAGCATTTAGCGTTGAAACCACTGGACAATGACAATTTGATTGCAGCCTTAGAGAATGCCTCTCACGATATAACCTTTGAGGCTGACACCTTAAAGCGGCATCATACTGTCATTAATGGTAGCGTTCGCCGCGCGTTTCATTTTGCTAACAATGATGCAGAAGCTCTCTTGAATGATTTCAATACGCTGATTGGCCAACAACCCACTTATGATATTCCTATGTTGCATCAATTTGCCGATAGCGTCAGCGCCCGCAGTGCTGATGAGAAGTATGCGTTTTTTATTGAGTTCATTGAAAATTATGTGGCGAACAAAGTAAGAGTATTCGACAACATAAGGCCGCTTGTCAGCTGGACTGAGGTATGGGACAAGATGCAGGCGCGGATCAAGCAGGAAGAGGCTCTAAATCTCGACCGAAAACAGACTATATTAGCTCTGTTTCACGACCTTCGCATTTAA
- the tmk gene encoding dTMP kinase, which translates to MPGIFITFEGGEGAGKSTQIKRLAERLKKEGREVLLTREPGGSPGAEAVRYVLLSGAAEPFGAKTEVMLFAAARLDHMRETILPALNRDAVVLCDRFYDSTRAYQGGGDGVSPDYLALMEEIAVGSHHPDLTIILDIDPKLGLERVKSRLKDSKKDSNDAQHIDRFEKDTLAIHKKRRAAFLAIAKREKDRCVIVDANQEAEGVSQVIWSIVNSHMAKEIKNKLRLKK; encoded by the coding sequence TTGCCAGGAATATTCATAACTTTTGAAGGTGGTGAAGGCGCTGGTAAGTCTACTCAGATAAAAAGACTTGCTGAACGTTTGAAAAAAGAAGGGCGCGAAGTCCTTTTAACGCGTGAACCTGGGGGCTCGCCTGGAGCAGAGGCTGTGCGTTATGTGCTGTTAAGTGGTGCCGCAGAGCCATTTGGTGCAAAGACTGAAGTCATGCTGTTTGCAGCCGCTCGCCTTGATCATATGCGGGAGACAATCTTGCCCGCGCTCAATCGTGATGCCGTCGTGCTTTGTGACAGATTTTATGATTCAACAAGAGCCTATCAAGGAGGAGGCGATGGCGTCTCACCTGATTATCTTGCCTTGATGGAAGAAATCGCAGTCGGTTCACACCATCCCGATTTGACTATCATTTTAGACATAGATCCCAAACTTGGTTTAGAGCGCGTTAAATCGCGCCTTAAGGATTCAAAAAAAGATTCTAACGACGCACAACACATCGATCGCTTTGAGAAGGATACACTTGCTATTCATAAAAAGCGCCGCGCCGCGTTTTTAGCCATAGCCAAGCGCGAGAAAGACCGCTGTGTCATCGTTGATGCCAATCAGGAGGCAGAGGGCGTGTCACAGGTAATCTGGTCCATTGTCAACTCTCACATGGCAAAAGAGATCAAAAACAAGCTAAGGCTCAAAAAATGA
- a CDS encoding D-alanyl-D-alanine carboxypeptidase family protein encodes MHISCAIGVFALLIFVTNVKAQVFSTKAEFAVLVDVNSGTTLYTKNENKPMPPASMAKMMTLAVVFEALKKGELALHDTMPVTVDAWKRGGTNSGGSTMFLDPNPKVDPPTVEDLIRGIAIQSGNDASIVIAEGMSGSESAFAARMNSLGKSIGMTNSNFTNSTGLPDPEQYTTAHDLAVLGIYLIEEFPDLYAYFSEPEFTWNKIRQFNRNPLLKAKIGGDGIKTGFTKESGFGMVGSAVQDDRRLLLVVNGLNKRRARTEEAKRLLAWGFRSFQSYPLFEKNEVIGSAKVFGGEKNSVEVISKRPIAVLLPKGDRGRITAKVHYRGPLSAPVEAGLPIGELIVKIDGKQVQSQEVFTNEDVAIGTLKQRAYGALWELTGGWLGSKL; translated from the coding sequence ATGCACATCAGCTGTGCAATAGGTGTTTTTGCCCTCTTAATCTTTGTTACCAATGTTAAAGCGCAGGTTTTTTCAACGAAGGCTGAGTTTGCTGTTTTGGTTGATGTCAATTCAGGAACAACGCTTTATACAAAAAATGAAAATAAGCCGATGCCGCCAGCTAGTATGGCAAAAATGATGACATTGGCAGTGGTATTCGAGGCTTTGAAAAAAGGCGAGCTTGCGCTGCACGATACGATGCCTGTTACCGTCGACGCTTGGAAAAGGGGGGGAACCAATTCTGGTGGTTCCACGATGTTCCTTGATCCGAACCCAAAGGTAGACCCTCCAACTGTAGAAGATCTTATTAGAGGCATCGCCATTCAATCAGGCAATGACGCAAGTATCGTGATTGCTGAAGGAATGTCTGGTTCTGAAAGTGCCTTTGCCGCTCGTATGAATTCTTTAGGTAAAAGCATTGGTATGACCAATAGTAATTTCACAAATTCAACAGGACTGCCTGATCCTGAACAATATACAACAGCACATGATCTCGCGGTTTTGGGAATCTATTTGATAGAAGAATTCCCAGACCTTTATGCCTATTTTTCTGAACCAGAATTTACGTGGAATAAAATCCGTCAATTTAATCGCAATCCACTTTTGAAAGCCAAAATTGGCGGCGATGGTATCAAAACAGGATTCACGAAGGAATCAGGTTTTGGTATGGTTGGCTCAGCTGTCCAAGATGATCGCCGGCTCTTGTTGGTCGTCAATGGATTGAATAAACGACGAGCTCGTACGGAAGAAGCCAAAAGGTTGCTGGCATGGGGATTTAGATCATTTCAATCATATCCACTCTTTGAGAAAAATGAAGTTATTGGAAGCGCTAAAGTATTTGGTGGTGAGAAAAACTCAGTCGAGGTTATCTCAAAGAGACCGATTGCTGTGCTTTTACCAAAGGGTGATCGTGGTCGTATTACCGCTAAAGTTCACTATAGAGGCCCATTAAGTGCACCCGTTGAGGCAGGTCTGCCTATTGGTGAATTGATAGTCAAAATTGATGGTAAGCAAGTGCAATCACAAGAGGTGTTCACAAATGAAGATGTGGCTATAGGAACCTTGAAGCAACGCGCTTATGGTGCTCTATGGGAGTTGACGGGCGGTTGGCTTGGATCAAAGCTGTAA
- a CDS encoding septal ring lytic transglycosylase RlpA family protein: MFVDQGSSHHMVKREDASRISLKSGLILGFGLLLASCASNTTPQKKASGTNKTLSRVDSKPPVEAEIVTKAKFKAGKAYGTASERIVRSALKPVPRGGGRAVVGKPYKINGRWYKPRRQPNYNKTGIASWYGPNFHGRKTANGEIYDQTALSAAHPTLPLPSYVKVTNLSNKRSVIVRVNDRGPFHKSRIIDLSYRTAELLGTRAGGLAKVKVKYVGPARVDGKDEKYLLASYKGPGSVEPSRVAARNKLLQYAGLSPNHELVHADLPAVTAPPPIASPNRYAEPLRSFAGSGHAPSPTPTIVSSQTSGSAISNQPLSLSPSASRGLEAPNVTPARLIKANPAAESGGAAYAARDVRSSHVNNVFSKVLKNEALNWKTDEVEHLHVGIFLDRNDALKIKDKLARFGAVNLSEHYVDGNPAIRIDLESNLPFAKIAIRQVLSKAIITK; this comes from the coding sequence GTGTTTGTTGATCAAGGATCGAGCCACCACATGGTGAAGCGAGAAGATGCCTCACGTATTTCCCTTAAGTCGGGCCTTATTTTAGGCTTTGGACTATTATTGGCAAGCTGCGCGTCTAATACGACACCTCAGAAAAAGGCTTCTGGGACCAATAAAACACTATCACGCGTAGATTCAAAACCACCTGTAGAAGCTGAGATTGTTACCAAGGCAAAATTTAAAGCGGGCAAAGCCTATGGCACAGCCAGTGAACGGATTGTTCGCTCTGCTCTAAAACCTGTCCCACGCGGCGGCGGACGGGCGGTTGTTGGTAAACCCTATAAAATCAATGGGCGTTGGTATAAACCACGCCGTCAGCCTAATTATAATAAGACAGGTATTGCTTCTTGGTATGGACCAAATTTTCACGGCCGCAAAACGGCTAATGGTGAAATATATGATCAAACGGCTCTTTCTGCTGCCCATCCAACTTTACCTTTGCCCAGCTATGTTAAGGTGACAAATCTATCAAACAAACGTTCTGTGATCGTGCGTGTTAATGATCGTGGTCCGTTTCATAAAAGCCGGATTATCGATCTCTCTTATCGCACAGCCGAATTATTGGGCACGCGGGCAGGGGGACTTGCCAAGGTTAAGGTGAAATATGTCGGGCCAGCGCGCGTTGATGGTAAAGATGAAAAATATCTGTTGGCTTCATACAAGGGCCCAGGCTCAGTAGAGCCAAGCCGCGTTGCCGCACGCAACAAGCTTTTACAATATGCTGGTCTTTCACCAAATCATGAATTAGTTCATGCCGATCTCCCGGCAGTAACAGCGCCACCACCAATTGCGTCTCCAAATCGATACGCAGAACCATTGCGAAGCTTTGCTGGTAGTGGACACGCGCCGTCACCAACTCCCACTATTGTTTCCTCTCAAACATCTGGTAGCGCTATATCAAACCAGCCATTGTCTTTGTCACCTAGCGCCTCTCGAGGCTTAGAAGCACCTAACGTGACGCCTGCTCGCCTTATTAAAGCAAATCCTGCCGCCGAGTCTGGTGGAGCTGCTTATGCCGCACGCGATGTTCGTTCATCACATGTCAATAATGTTTTCTCCAAAGTACTAAAAAATGAGGCGCTAAATTGGAAGACGGATGAAGTCGAGCACTTGCATGTAGGGATATTCCTAGACCGTAATGATGCTTTGAAGATTAAAGATAAATTAGCGCGATTTGGTGCCGTTAATCTGAGTGAACACTATGTTGATGGTAATCCAGCGATACGCATTGATCTTGAAAGCAATTTACCATTTGCTAAAATAGCTATCCGCCAAGTGTTATCAAAAGCTATTATTACAAAGTAA
- a CDS encoding nucleotidyltransferase family protein has protein sequence MTTMLAKLADPEAPVLELSAQDREKVLELARLHRVDNILWRKFGSNVDTKEGAHTLTRVGQSMLLDSLRHDIMDGFKEKGVSACIVKGPVFAQRLYTSTSDRLFTDIDLLIDPTVMPKALLTMSELGYNRPTKTWDNSDRDMEYKFYHPDHPIVLIELHGNLVHYPLLRRRASFGLRDLLQAGEGDGEAPNALLATAIVHATLGHKIDHVQMLVDVLQATRNLPRDDFTNAVEILKKMRLGLECAVCLSVVGQLFDDDVVNELAAHFIGGIRSKIGRKLITPDVVVQAQGNERHKGSWRRRKTFRMLQYLP, from the coding sequence ATGACCACTATGTTAGCTAAACTCGCGGACCCTGAGGCTCCAGTCTTGGAGCTATCGGCGCAGGATCGTGAAAAGGTTCTTGAGTTAGCGCGCCTGCATAGGGTTGACAATATTCTGTGGCGCAAATTCGGTTCCAACGTTGATACCAAAGAGGGCGCTCACACGCTTACTCGTGTAGGCCAGTCAATGCTCCTCGACAGTCTTCGTCATGACATAATGGACGGATTCAAAGAAAAGGGTGTGAGTGCCTGCATCGTTAAGGGGCCCGTTTTTGCCCAACGATTATATACATCAACCAGTGACCGTCTTTTCACCGATATAGACCTGCTGATTGATCCTACTGTTATGCCAAAGGCACTTCTGACGATGAGTGAACTTGGTTATAATCGACCAACCAAAACTTGGGACAATTCCGATCGTGATATGGAATATAAGTTCTATCATCCAGATCACCCAATCGTGCTGATAGAGCTTCATGGCAATCTGGTACATTACCCTTTACTGCGCAGACGCGCGAGCTTTGGTCTGCGCGATTTACTTCAAGCAGGTGAGGGCGATGGAGAAGCGCCTAATGCGCTGCTTGCCACAGCTATTGTGCACGCAACTCTTGGACACAAAATAGATCATGTCCAGATGCTGGTTGACGTGCTTCAGGCCACAAGAAACCTGCCACGTGACGACTTCACAAATGCTGTAGAAATTTTAAAAAAGATGCGACTAGGGCTCGAATGCGCTGTGTGTCTTTCTGTTGTGGGGCAATTATTTGATGATGATGTCGTGAATGAACTTGCCGCTCATTTCATAGGCGGGATTCGCTCAAAGATCGGCAGGAAACTAATCACGCCAGATGTCGTCGTACAGGCGCAAGGAAATGAAAGGCACAAAGGCTCATGGCGTAGGCGGAAGACATTTCGCATGCTGCAATATCTGCCTTAA
- a CDS encoding acyl carrier protein gives MHDDQMKAGIEIIASVLGCQSQDVKPDATIGFHPQWDSITHVTIIMAFEEKLGRQLSTEEIASLIDVQSFAALLEPLNE, from the coding sequence ATGCATGACGATCAAATGAAGGCAGGCATTGAAATTATTGCCTCAGTTCTCGGTTGCCAATCACAGGATGTTAAGCCAGATGCGACCATTGGTTTTCATCCTCAGTGGGACAGCATCACACATGTGACAATCATAATGGCGTTTGAGGAGAAGCTCGGACGGCAATTGAGCACTGAAGAAATTGCTTCCTTGATAGATGTTCAAAGTTTCGCCGCTTTACTTGAGCCTTTGAATGAATAA
- a CDS encoding GNAT family protein produces the protein MSKTGLKAPFESERFRLVPLNKWQAFRLTHPWTSDSAFMSDYAGSGESVSRWRWYRRMLRPNNKNKFCHAIIPHGETKPIGVHNIVIHPYKSCLLAVGIPDRDWWGKGVVHEVRGRVIEHVFEHSDVDRIYSQVNARNFPSIFNYRKHGFTHVGTIHRVKQDKVTGAIHDMLIFEMFREEWMEKKAKANA, from the coding sequence ATGAGCAAAACTGGACTTAAAGCACCCTTTGAAAGCGAACGCTTCCGCCTTGTGCCGTTGAATAAGTGGCAAGCCTTTAGATTGACGCATCCATGGACAAGTGACAGCGCCTTCATGTCGGATTATGCCGGTTCTGGCGAGAGCGTATCACGCTGGAGATGGTATCGACGTATGTTGAGACCAAACAATAAGAATAAATTTTGCCATGCAATCATTCCACATGGAGAAACCAAGCCTATAGGAGTGCATAATATCGTGATTCACCCCTATAAGTCATGCCTTCTTGCCGTTGGTATCCCTGACCGTGATTGGTGGGGTAAGGGGGTTGTGCATGAAGTGCGAGGCCGGGTGATAGAACACGTTTTTGAGCACAGTGATGTAGATAGGATCTACTCACAAGTGAACGCACGTAACTTCCCTTCGATTTTCAACTACCGAAAACACGGGTTTACGCATGTCGGTACTATTCACAGGGTAAAGCAAGACAAAGTCACGGGAGCTATCCACGACATGCTCATTTTTGAGATGTTCCGCGAGGAATGGATGGAGAAGAAGGCAAAAGCCAATGCATGA
- a CDS encoding class I adenylate-forming enzyme family protein yields MLLSLFNNQANLIDQRLDKTIDLSKFKKNIKARADVLHRSGLGNGQCAIVARTAPLDYLLDIFALWQVGAMAVAINPSITQEERDNVMRATNASHLLDDTPLVPIKGGACHTYEPLGINEAALTLMTSGTTGQPKGIVHTQQSLAARIALNIAAIGADTLARSLCVLPLHFGHGLIGNIFTVMAAGGTLHLWPQPSIQEMASFGPLIDEHRFTFMSSTPSYWKIAMRLSSRPHHAMQRVHVGSAPLSIENWQAIAEWTGTQKVFNMYGMTETANWIGGACLEDENLADGLVGQPWGGSLALLDQNNKVTQEGTGEVLISTPSMMTGYLGMEEATQAAFHDSWFRTGDIGRLDAEGCLTLIGRIKHEINRGGVKIPAEEIDLLLERHPAINEACAFSIEDPIAGEAVAAAIVFNEEANVQSILEWCRERCRAEAVPSKLFLLDEIPRNDRGKVVRDRVREAALAIGAGE; encoded by the coding sequence ATGTTACTTTCTCTTTTTAATAATCAAGCCAACCTCATCGATCAACGTTTAGACAAAACAATCGACTTGTCTAAATTTAAGAAAAACATCAAAGCGCGGGCAGATGTGTTGCATCGCTCTGGTCTTGGTAACGGGCAATGCGCGATAGTCGCGCGCACAGCACCTCTCGATTATCTGCTTGATATTTTTGCCCTATGGCAAGTGGGTGCGATGGCTGTTGCTATCAATCCCTCTATCACGCAAGAAGAGCGTGACAATGTCATGCGCGCGACCAATGCATCTCATCTGTTGGATGATACACCACTAGTCCCGATAAAGGGTGGGGCGTGTCATACCTATGAGCCGCTGGGTATTAATGAGGCTGCCTTGACACTTATGACCTCTGGCACCACAGGCCAGCCCAAGGGTATTGTTCACACTCAACAAAGCTTAGCGGCGCGCATTGCACTTAATATCGCGGCCATTGGTGCTGATACTCTTGCGCGCTCTTTATGTGTTCTGCCACTTCATTTTGGACATGGGCTTATCGGCAATATTTTTACTGTGATGGCCGCTGGCGGAACGTTGCATCTTTGGCCTCAGCCCAGCATACAAGAGATGGCAAGCTTTGGCCCCTTGATTGATGAGCATCGTTTTACTTTCATGAGTTCAACGCCATCATATTGGAAAATAGCTATGCGGTTATCATCGCGCCCACACCATGCCATGCAGCGTGTCCATGTTGGCTCTGCACCGCTTTCTATAGAAAACTGGCAAGCGATCGCTGAATGGACCGGCACTCAAAAGGTGTTTAATATGTATGGCATGACAGAAACGGCGAACTGGATTGGTGGCGCTTGTCTTGAAGATGAAAACTTAGCGGATGGTTTGGTAGGTCAGCCTTGGGGTGGTTCATTGGCATTACTAGATCAAAACAATAAAGTTACACAAGAAGGGACGGGCGAGGTGCTTATCTCCACGCCATCAATGATGACAGGGTATCTGGGAATGGAAGAAGCGACACAGGCAGCATTTCACGACTCTTGGTTCCGCACAGGTGATATTGGCCGCCTTGATGCTGAGGGCTGCTTAACGCTGATTGGTCGCATCAAACACGAAATCAATCGCGGCGGCGTCAAAATTCCCGCTGAAGAAATTGATTTGCTGCTTGAACGTCATCCCGCTATCAATGAGGCTTGCGCCTTTAGCATAGAAGACCCTATCGCAGGAGAAGCCGTGGCAGCGGCAATTGTATTCAATGAAGAAGCCAATGTGCAATCGATCCTTGAGTGGTGCCGTGAAAGATGTCGAGCGGAAGCTGTGCCTTCAAAACTTTTCTTACTTGATGAAATACCACGTAATGACCGTGGTAAAGTGGTGCGCGATCGTGTGCGTGAGGCAGCACTAGCAATAGGGGCGGGGGAATAA
- a CDS encoding lasso peptide biosynthesis B2 protein: MSSQTKTDYSAIHRRDKPAGLARFLLRCEMWLHARLLPFQVRGKQLQQALKLAQPTPRMFHFKNLSPAYIVKAVRRTTRRPWLMRDRRCFRQGLLTYRYLLHTGHQPQLHFGVEPDVVTNEKVKAHCWVTLDGKTVIGESDIPYIEVHVHADHKAK; the protein is encoded by the coding sequence ATGTCCTCGCAAACGAAGACCGATTATAGTGCGATCCATCGTCGCGATAAACCTGCTGGTTTAGCTCGTTTTTTATTACGATGCGAGATGTGGCTTCATGCTCGCTTACTTCCTTTTCAGGTGAGAGGTAAGCAGCTGCAGCAGGCTCTTAAATTAGCACAGCCGACGCCAAGAATGTTTCATTTCAAAAATTTATCGCCAGCCTACATCGTAAAAGCTGTGCGCCGCACGACACGCCGCCCGTGGTTGATGCGTGATCGTCGCTGTTTTCGCCAAGGCTTGCTTACCTATCGCTATCTCCTTCATACAGGCCACCAACCGCAACTCCATTTTGGTGTGGAACCTGATGTTGTGACGAACGAGAAAGTGAAGGCCCATTGTTGGGTGACTCTCGATGGTAAAACGGTGATTGGTGAATCCGATATTCCCTATATCGAAGTACATGTCCATGCAGACCATAAGGCCAAATGA
- a CDS encoding PqqD family protein has product MSKITHSTILEFEQVASMRSVGEGAVILLADSGQLYTCNETSETILRDMSKQRSIGDMVDLLCEEFDITKETATTDVIEIAENLIEEGILRIV; this is encoded by the coding sequence ATGAGTAAAATTACACATAGTACAATTTTAGAGTTCGAGCAGGTCGCCAGCATGCGTTCTGTTGGGGAGGGAGCGGTTATTCTTCTAGCTGATAGCGGGCAACTTTATACCTGCAACGAGACATCTGAAACTATATTACGCGACATGAGCAAGCAGCGAAGTATTGGCGATATGGTTGATCTTTTATGTGAAGAATTTGATATCACAAAAGAAACCGCCACAACTGATGTTATCGAGATTGCTGAGAACCTGATCGAAGAAGGAATTTTACGCATTGTCTAA
- a CDS encoding CopD family protein, translating to MLMWDIWLTTAVLLKLIVYISSFMAIGSMLFIIMVQPTLNTLQKNLLNITITMCLIALVTTAISIPVQAGQMLDSGIIGMMDREMLQLVVQGPSGTSTFIRAVGLLILIGAVFFISTRLILIPIGAFMVALSFALVGHATEQAMWLSSFLTLHLLAVSYWIGGLWPLHRLASSIDTRPMAGLLARRFGKQAQYIVPVLIVTGVIFSVMLVGNFQALFGSLYGWVLIGKISVVCLLLGLAALNKLVLVPSLLKADEQAARHLQLSIRFEVFSFFIILFIISVLTSAITPPK from the coding sequence ATGCTGATGTGGGATATCTGGCTCACCACTGCAGTTTTACTCAAACTTATTGTTTATATAAGCTCCTTCATGGCGATCGGCTCGATGCTGTTTATTATTATGGTGCAGCCCACGCTAAACACTCTACAAAAAAACCTTCTCAATATCACTATTACAATGTGTCTGATTGCGCTTGTTACAACCGCTATTAGCATACCGGTTCAAGCCGGGCAGATGTTGGATAGTGGCATTATTGGCATGATGGATCGTGAAATGTTGCAGCTTGTTGTGCAAGGACCATCGGGGACTTCCACATTTATCCGAGCTGTTGGTTTACTTATTTTGATAGGCGCAGTCTTTTTCATTTCAACACGCTTAATACTCATACCAATTGGTGCTTTTATGGTGGCGCTGTCTTTCGCGCTTGTTGGTCATGCGACCGAACAAGCAATGTGGCTTAGCAGCTTTCTTACCCTACATCTTCTAGCGGTCAGTTATTGGATAGGGGGGCTGTGGCCGCTTCATCGATTGGCGAGCTCCATTGATACCAGACCAATGGCTGGTCTGCTCGCTCGCCGGTTTGGTAAACAGGCACAATATATCGTGCCTGTTTTGATCGTCACTGGCGTTATATTTTCCGTCATGCTTGTCGGAAATTTTCAGGCTTTATTTGGTTCACTTTATGGGTGGGTTTTGATTGGAAAGATCAGCGTCGTCTGCCTTCTTCTCGGTCTTGCTGCGCTTAACAAACTAGTTCTTGTGCCATCATTACTAAAAGCAGATGAGCAAGCAGCAAGACACCTTCAATTATCTATACGTTTTGAGGTGTTTTCATTCTTCATTATCTTGTTTATTATTTCTGTTTTAACATCAGCAATAACCCCGCCTAAATAA